In Flavobacterium sp. N1736, the following are encoded in one genomic region:
- a CDS encoding RagB/SusD family nutrient uptake outer membrane protein, with protein MKTIKFKYIYIAVAMAVLGSCSEDFVTINPEGKFDTSTYFANEQQCYAALMGTYDPLRKNTGGFENLVAMLNAGSDDFYAGGGNATDGNGIQNFSTHSLSSIIIPASYWNDHYQGVSRANLLLEKLPAATMDNNARLRFAAEAKTLRAFYYFNLVRLFKNIPLVLVPLTTQTIYDPEQVAPEVIYAQIEKDLLEAIPALPNTVDRATEAGRFNKGAAQALLGKVYLFEDKKPEAAAVLAQVNGTPGQPNQYGNKLLTNFSDLWITTNKFNAESIIEVSHSAAGNSDWTFWGNGKDEGNSLNIMVGPRGYTRPAGSDAPDLPAGWAFNVATQKLYDVIKTDPRFGATILDLKALKAAGKADYIPAYQDTGYFLNKYLPRKSDVSTGGGNSELNYRQNSYVIRLADTYLMEAEALGATGQRAQDLLDAVRNRAHAPLVPVSLAAIKNERRIELAGEGHRFFDLVRWGDAAAALSDRGFDAGTDEIFPIPYTELNGTKLKQNPHYQ; from the coding sequence ATGAAAACTATAAAATTTAAATACATATATATTGCTGTAGCAATGGCAGTTCTGGGATCTTGCTCTGAAGATTTCGTGACCATTAATCCAGAGGGAAAATTTGATACAAGCACCTATTTTGCTAACGAACAACAATGTTATGCTGCTTTAATGGGAACTTACGATCCGTTGAGAAAAAACACCGGTGGTTTCGAAAATTTAGTAGCAATGCTAAATGCAGGATCAGATGATTTTTATGCAGGTGGAGGAAATGCTACGGATGGAAATGGAATTCAGAATTTCTCTACGCACTCACTTTCTTCAATTATTATTCCCGCTAGTTACTGGAACGATCATTATCAAGGTGTTTCAAGAGCAAATTTGCTGTTAGAGAAACTTCCTGCAGCTACTATGGATAATAATGCAAGACTTAGATTTGCTGCAGAAGCAAAAACATTGCGTGCATTCTATTACTTTAATTTAGTAAGATTGTTTAAAAACATTCCATTAGTTTTAGTGCCATTAACAACTCAAACTATTTATGATCCTGAACAAGTTGCGCCAGAAGTTATTTATGCACAAATAGAAAAAGATTTATTAGAAGCAATTCCTGCTTTACCTAATACAGTTGATCGTGCAACAGAAGCCGGAAGATTTAATAAAGGAGCCGCTCAGGCACTACTTGGAAAAGTATATTTATTTGAAGATAAAAAACCGGAAGCAGCTGCAGTTTTAGCACAAGTAAACGGTACTCCGGGACAACCTAATCAATACGGAAATAAATTACTGACTAATTTTAGTGATTTATGGATTACTACAAATAAATTTAATGCAGAGTCTATAATAGAAGTATCGCATAGTGCTGCCGGTAACTCAGATTGGACTTTCTGGGGGAATGGAAAAGACGAAGGAAACTCTTTAAATATTATGGTTGGACCTAGAGGTTATACAAGACCGGCAGGTTCAGATGCACCGGATCTTCCTGCAGGATGGGCTTTCAACGTGGCGACTCAAAAATTGTATGATGTAATTAAAACAGATCCAAGATTTGGAGCAACTATTCTTGATTTAAAAGCTTTAAAAGCAGCTGGCAAAGCAGATTATATTCCAGCTTACCAGGATACAGGTTACTTCCTGAATAAATATCTTCCAAGAAAATCAGATGTTAGTACAGGAGGAGGTAACTCAGAGTTAAACTACAGACAAAACTCTTATGTGATCAGACTTGCTGATACGTATTTAATGGAGGCAGAAGCTTTAGGAGCGACAGGACAAAGAGCGCAGGATTTACTTGACGCCGTTAGAAACAGAGCGCATGCGCCACTTGTTCCCGTATCATTAGCAGCTATTAAAAACGAGAGAAGAATTGAATTAGCTGGTGAAGGACATAGATTTTTTGATTTAGTAAGATGGGGAGATGCAGCAGCAGCACTATCTGACAGAGGTTTTGATGCAGGTACTGACGAAATTTTCCCAATACCATACACAGAACTTAATGGTACTAAATTGAAACAAAATCCTCATTATCAATAA
- a CDS encoding UDP-N-acetylmuramoyl-tripeptide--D-alanyl-D-alanine ligase, giving the protein MNIQEIHNLFLQCKSVSIDTRKIEKGSMFFAIKGENFDANIFAQQALDLGALYVIIDNESYLIDDRTILVQNSLEALQELSKFHRAYLKLPIIALTGSNGKTTTKELINVVLTKKFKTKATIGNLNNHIGVPLTLLSFTSETQIGIVEMGANHKKEIEFLCEIAQPDYGYITNFGKAHLEGFGGVEGVIEGKSEMYEYLAKNNKTAFVNLEDRIQIEKSKSIQSFTFGIDKDHADVKINWIEANPFVGITYSDFNVKSNLIGLYNANNINAAVAIGTYFKVDNNDIKAAIEGYVPDNNRSQLLKKGTNQIILDAYNANPSSMAVAIANFVQLDNLNKIMILGDMFELGNESQQEHKIIVDSVSNQNKSVCYLIGKAFYEHKNLKENVHFFETFDAFAEYLKTASINDNTILIKGSRGMALERTLEYI; this is encoded by the coding sequence ATGAATATTCAGGAAATTCATAATCTGTTTTTGCAATGCAAATCAGTTTCAATTGACACACGAAAAATTGAAAAAGGTTCTATGTTTTTTGCTATTAAGGGAGAAAATTTTGATGCGAATATTTTTGCACAGCAAGCACTTGATTTAGGCGCTTTGTATGTTATTATTGATAATGAATCCTATTTAATAGACGACAGAACTATTTTGGTTCAAAACAGTTTGGAGGCTTTACAGGAATTATCAAAATTTCACAGAGCCTATTTAAAATTACCTATTATTGCTTTAACAGGAAGTAACGGTAAAACGACAACAAAAGAACTTATTAATGTTGTTTTGACTAAAAAATTCAAAACAAAAGCTACCATTGGAAATTTAAACAATCATATCGGCGTTCCTTTAACCTTGTTATCTTTTACAAGTGAAACTCAAATAGGAATTGTTGAAATGGGCGCAAATCATAAAAAAGAAATAGAATTTTTATGCGAAATTGCCCAGCCTGATTATGGTTATATAACCAATTTTGGAAAAGCACATCTTGAAGGTTTTGGTGGTGTTGAAGGCGTGATCGAAGGAAAAAGCGAAATGTATGAATATCTTGCCAAAAATAATAAAACTGCTTTTGTAAATCTTGAAGATCGTATTCAAATCGAGAAATCTAAATCAATTCAGTCTTTTACCTTTGGTATAGATAAAGATCATGCCGATGTAAAAATAAATTGGATTGAAGCAAATCCTTTTGTAGGTATTACATACAGTGATTTTAATGTAAAGTCTAATTTAATTGGACTATATAACGCAAATAACATAAATGCCGCTGTTGCGATAGGAACTTATTTTAAAGTTGATAATAACGATATTAAAGCAGCTATTGAAGGTTATGTACCGGACAATAACAGATCGCAATTATTAAAAAAAGGAACAAACCAGATTATTCTGGATGCTTACAACGCCAATCCGAGTAGTATGGCTGTTGCGATTGCAAATTTCGTACAATTAGACAATCTTAATAAAATTATGATATTAGGAGATATGTTTGAGTTGGGAAATGAAAGTCAGCAAGAACATAAAATCATTGTAGATTCAGTTTCTAATCAAAATAAATCCGTTTGTTATTTAATTGGAAAAGCATTTTACGAGCATAAAAATCTAAAAGAAAATGTTCATTTTTTTGAAACTTTTGATGCTTTTGCAGAGTATCTTAAAACCGCAAGTATTAATGATAATACCATTTTAATTAAAGGTTCAAGAGGAATGGCGCTTGAGCGAACTTTAGAATATATTTAA
- a CDS encoding triple tyrosine motif-containing protein produces MKLRKSYFIIIFFTLFTITLFGQVKNIGLPDVRNYKRNEYKGGTQNWNIDQDKNGNLYFANNSGLLQFDGSSWRQYPLPNLTSVRCLKIDDSGKIFVGGYNEFGYFKPNEKGKLEYTSLSKKVDANKIKIIDFIWKIHSFNNQVIFQSFARIYIYKDGKLSILKAPKRFQFSFIVNKKLYLQDEEKGILEYRNGQLYSLPNTTSLNNTEVWAMYSISKEKILIITLDKGLFIYENNTIKPWNTEANNFIKKNSSLGGVIIKNNFIVLNSVLDGIIICDFNGKIIQHINRKKGLQNNTVLTSFIDNKNNLWLGLDNGIAFINEGSPFTYFGFSYDISTVYASVIHEGNLYVATNQGVFYHAWNNDTNSFKEDIFKLVEGTTAQSWNVQVIDGLLICANNRGALQIQGDRVTNVIDSKGYFGFKKIPGKPGYLIGSNYDGFAIFQKTPNGLVFKNQVAGFDKSSNSFELDQSYLWLKKDESIYRMSFSSDLTRFSSIKKINHLTSKYKNIGSIQMIDNKIYFQTNNHFYKYSEEQDIFYEDKKMSDLFKNIPVINSLSEDSKANLWYAFDESLGVLMKKNNQYVNIVAPFSNLTGNLVSNYLSVNTIDANNIFIGLTDGLAHYDSQLLNNFVTKPKAFIRSFSFPGDTIVLGNNQNKIENIRIPYSSNHVRFTFSSPTYENLENVQFSYQLEPFDDKWSNWSTISIKEYTNLREGDYTMNVKVRNSYGIQSEPSTLLFTVSPPWYRHFLAFMVYFIFIIIAIYIISNRIKMKIRKNKYYETIEQRRLYLEKESRIRQEQYDLEKEIEKLKNDKLQIKILAKDKELVNNSLQVVKKNKILNGIIHKLKEIDIEALDDSTKFQVSKLNKSIVKEVNTDKSWKDLEKHIKNVHFEFLKRLKEKYPTISPRELDLSTYLLMNMSTKEIAEIMNISTGGVELARYRLRKKLGLNKKENLIGFLMSI; encoded by the coding sequence ATGAAATTGAGAAAATCATATTTTATTATTATTTTTTTTACACTATTCACAATTACACTTTTTGGGCAGGTTAAAAATATTGGACTTCCGGATGTGAGAAATTACAAACGAAATGAATATAAAGGAGGCACACAAAACTGGAACATAGATCAGGATAAGAATGGAAATCTATATTTCGCAAATAATAGTGGTCTTTTACAATTTGACGGCTCTTCATGGCGACAATATCCATTGCCAAACTTAACTTCGGTAAGATGTTTGAAAATTGATGATTCCGGAAAAATATTCGTGGGCGGTTATAATGAATTTGGTTATTTTAAACCAAATGAAAAAGGAAAACTAGAATATACTTCATTATCTAAAAAAGTAGACGCCAATAAAATCAAAATAATCGATTTTATCTGGAAAATACATTCTTTTAACAATCAGGTAATCTTTCAGTCGTTTGCAAGAATATATATTTATAAAGACGGAAAGCTATCTATATTAAAAGCTCCAAAACGATTCCAGTTTTCATTTATAGTAAACAAAAAATTATATCTGCAGGATGAAGAAAAGGGAATTTTAGAATACCGTAACGGTCAATTGTATTCTTTACCAAATACAACCTCCCTAAACAATACCGAGGTTTGGGCGATGTATTCAATCTCCAAAGAAAAAATATTAATTATAACACTGGATAAAGGTCTTTTTATCTATGAGAACAATACAATCAAACCGTGGAATACTGAAGCTAATAATTTCATTAAAAAGAACAGTTCGTTAGGCGGAGTCATTATAAAAAACAACTTTATAGTTCTAAACTCCGTTTTGGATGGCATTATAATTTGTGATTTTAACGGAAAAATTATTCAGCATATCAACAGAAAAAAGGGATTACAAAACAATACTGTTTTAACCTCTTTCATTGATAATAAAAATAATCTGTGGCTGGGCCTAGATAATGGTATTGCTTTTATAAATGAAGGTTCGCCGTTTACTTATTTTGGTTTTAGTTATGATATTAGTACTGTTTACGCTTCTGTAATACATGAAGGCAATTTATATGTAGCAACGAATCAAGGTGTTTTCTACCATGCCTGGAACAACGATACTAACAGTTTTAAAGAAGATATTTTTAAACTTGTTGAAGGAACAACAGCACAATCATGGAACGTTCAGGTAATTGACGGATTGCTTATATGTGCAAATAACAGAGGTGCATTACAAATACAAGGTGACAGGGTAACGAATGTAATCGATTCAAAAGGATATTTTGGATTCAAAAAAATTCCCGGTAAACCCGGATATTTAATTGGCTCAAATTATGATGGTTTTGCTATTTTTCAAAAAACGCCAAACGGGCTGGTATTTAAAAACCAAGTCGCCGGATTTGACAAGTCTTCAAATAGTTTTGAGCTCGATCAATCTTATTTATGGTTAAAGAAAGATGAGTCTATTTATCGTATGTCTTTTAGCAGTGATCTCACGAGATTTTCATCTATCAAAAAGATAAATCATTTAACTTCAAAATATAAAAACATCGGAAGCATTCAAATGATCGATAATAAAATATACTTTCAAACTAATAATCATTTTTATAAATACTCTGAAGAACAGGATATATTTTATGAAGACAAAAAAATGTCGGATTTGTTTAAAAATATCCCTGTAATAAATAGTTTAAGTGAAGATTCTAAAGCAAACTTATGGTATGCTTTTGATGAGTCTCTTGGCGTTTTGATGAAAAAAAACAATCAATATGTTAACATTGTTGCGCCATTTTCTAATTTAACCGGTAATTTGGTAAGCAACTATTTATCTGTAAATACAATCGATGCTAACAATATTTTTATCGGTTTAACAGATGGTTTGGCGCATTACGACTCACAGTTACTAAATAATTTTGTAACAAAACCAAAGGCTTTTATTCGCAGCTTTTCATTTCCCGGAGACACAATTGTTCTTGGAAACAATCAAAATAAAATAGAGAATATACGAATTCCGTATTCTTCAAATCACGTACGTTTTACTTTTTCATCGCCTACGTATGAAAATCTCGAAAATGTGCAATTTTCATATCAGCTGGAGCCTTTTGATGACAAATGGAGTAATTGGTCGACGATTTCTATTAAAGAATATACAAATCTTCGCGAAGGAGATTATACCATGAATGTTAAAGTGAGAAATAGCTACGGAATACAATCAGAACCCTCGACACTTTTGTTTACTGTATCGCCGCCTTGGTACAGGCATTTTTTAGCGTTCATGGTTTATTTTATTTTCATCATCATCGCAATTTATATTATTTCGAATCGAATAAAAATGAAGATTAGAAAAAATAAATATTATGAAACTATCGAACAAAGAAGGCTTTATCTTGAAAAAGAGTCAAGAATAAGACAAGAACAATACGATCTTGAAAAAGAAATTGAAAAGCTTAAAAACGATAAGCTTCAAATCAAAATCTTAGCAAAAGATAAAGAACTGGTGAACAACTCATTGCAGGTTGTAAAGAAGAATAAAATTTTAAACGGGATTATTCATAAACTTAAAGAAATCGATATTGAAGCTCTTGATGATTCGACTAAATTTCAGGTAAGTAAATTAAACAAAAGCATCGTAAAAGAGGTTAATACTGATAAAAGCTGGAAAGATTTAGAAAAGCATATTAAAAACGTTCATTTTGAATTCCTGAAAAGATTAAAGGAAAAATACCCAACTATTTCGCCGCGAGAACTTGATTTGTCAACCTATTTATTAATGAATATGTCAACGAAGGAAATCGCAGAAATCATGAATATTTCGACAGGCGGAGTTGAACTTGCCAGATACCGATTAAGAAAAAAACTCGGTTTAAATAAGAAGGAAAACTTAATTGGTTTTTTAATGAGTATTTAA
- the gldJ gene encoding gliding motility lipoprotein GldJ, whose product MKVNKIVVLQLMMSMVLMLGTASCSKKSSSSHASRATGWDVDSQNGTSARNAGKKQQAGPGLVFVEGGTFTMGKVQDDVMHDWNNTPTQQHVQSFYMDETEVTNGMYLEYLEWLKKVFPPTEENYKNIYEGASPDTLVWRNRLGYNETMTNNYLRHPSYANYPVVGVNWIQAVEFSKWRTDRVNEAVLEKDGYLKKGAKTTDVSAESLFNTEAYLASPSTTYGGNEELVLKKNPNGRRPKANKDGVVEEKNVYAQRSSGVILPEYRLPTEAEWEYAAAADVGQREYNIYKGQKKYPWSGDYTRSAKRKNKGDQLANFKQGNGDYGGIAGWSDDGADITNSVKSYAPNDFGLYDMAGNVAEWVADVYRPIIDNEANDFNYYRGNQYAKNKIGKDGKLEIITKDNIKYDTLSNGKVVARNLPGEIAQVPVDENETYLRTNFSTSDNINYRDGDKQSSKYFDFGDSEAGAKADQNMYNSPKHNITTDSLGKMVRKYDNSSKRTTLIDDKVRVYKGGSWRDRAYWLDPAQRRYFPQDMATDYIGFRCAMSRVGSKAERRKSPRN is encoded by the coding sequence ATGAAAGTAAACAAAATTGTAGTCTTGCAATTAATGATGTCAATGGTATTGATGTTGGGCACGGCTAGTTGTAGCAAAAAATCGAGTTCAAGCCACGCTTCTAGAGCAACAGGTTGGGATGTAGATAGTCAGAATGGAACTTCTGCTAGAAATGCAGGGAAAAAACAACAGGCTGGTCCTGGTTTAGTTTTTGTTGAAGGAGGTACGTTTACTATGGGTAAAGTACAGGATGATGTTATGCACGATTGGAATAACACACCAACCCAACAACACGTTCAATCATTCTACATGGATGAAACTGAAGTTACGAACGGTATGTACTTAGAATACCTGGAATGGCTTAAAAAAGTTTTCCCTCCAACAGAAGAAAATTACAAGAATATTTATGAAGGAGCATCTCCTGATACTTTGGTATGGAGAAATCGTTTAGGATACAACGAAACGATGACTAATAATTACCTAAGACATCCTTCTTATGCTAATTACCCTGTAGTTGGTGTAAACTGGATTCAAGCTGTTGAATTTAGTAAATGGAGAACAGACCGTGTAAACGAAGCTGTTCTTGAAAAAGACGGATATCTTAAAAAAGGTGCTAAAACTACAGATGTTAGTGCTGAAAGTTTATTTAATACAGAAGCTTACTTAGCGTCTCCATCTACTACTTACGGTGGTAATGAAGAACTTGTATTGAAGAAAAATCCAAACGGAAGAAGACCAAAAGCTAATAAAGATGGTGTAGTAGAAGAAAAAAATGTGTACGCACAACGTTCTTCCGGAGTTATCTTGCCAGAATACAGACTTCCTACAGAGGCAGAGTGGGAATATGCTGCTGCAGCTGATGTTGGACAAAGAGAATACAATATATATAAAGGACAAAAGAAATATCCTTGGTCCGGAGATTATACACGTTCTGCAAAACGTAAAAACAAAGGAGATCAATTGGCTAACTTTAAACAAGGAAACGGTGATTACGGTGGAATTGCAGGTTGGTCAGATGACGGAGCAGATATTACAAACTCTGTAAAAAGCTACGCGCCAAATGATTTCGGATTATACGATATGGCAGGTAACGTTGCAGAATGGGTAGCTGACGTTTACAGACCTATTATTGATAATGAAGCGAATGATTTTAACTACTATAGAGGAAATCAATATGCTAAAAACAAAATTGGTAAAGACGGTAAACTTGAAATCATTACTAAAGACAATATCAAATATGATACTTTAAGTAACGGTAAAGTTGTTGCAAGAAACCTTCCAGGAGAAATTGCTCAGGTACCAGTTGACGAAAATGAAACGTATTTGAGAACAAACTTCAGTACAAGCGACAATATCAATTATAGAGATGGTGATAAACAATCATCTAAATATTTTGACTTTGGAGATTCTGAAGCCGGAGCAAAAGCGGATCAAAATATGTACAATTCTCCTAAACATAATATCACTACTGATAGTTTAGGTAAAATGGTAAGAAAATATGATAACTCTAGTAAACGTACTACTTTAATCGATGATAAAGTTAGAGTTTACAAAGGAGGTTCTTGGAGAGACAGAGCTTACTGGTTAGATCCGGCTCAAAGAAGATATTTCCCTCAGGATATGGCAACTGATTATATCGGTTTCAGATGTGCAATGTCAAGAGTAGGTTCTAAAGCTGAAAGAAGAAAATCGCCTAGAAACTAA
- a CDS encoding SusC/RagA family TonB-linked outer membrane protein, producing MKLTKLLIFCVSSLLFSVIAVAQDVTVNGVITDESGMPVPGATIVLKGTTKSTASDFDGKFQIQAASNGVLTVTFIGYAPVTEAVNGRTKITIQLKPESQTLNEVVVVGYGTQKKSVVTGAISSVKAADLEKVPNGRVEQALQGRAAGVTVAATSGQPGAASKVRIRGITTFREGGNDPLWVVDGVAVDANAIGFINQSDIESIEVLKDAASAAIYGTRAATGVILVTTKKGKSGKISVNYNGFAGTSGPAKRLKLLNATDYATLMNERSVRDGGAKKYADPASFGNGTNWQDAIFNDSAFRYTHELSISGGGEKSTFYASFGIQDQEGIVATDISNYTKKNFRLNSTHKISDYFTFGQTFGYTHQKTKGIGNTNSEFGGPLSSAINLDPITPLVETNPALNTTGYYANAGIIRDANGNPYGISPVVQQEMTNPLGYIQTRLGQFEWSDDFVGNAYLEANITPHLKFRTTLGGKLAYWGKEGFTPMFYLNPNMKADRNNFSQDNNRSLAWTLENILTYSNKFGDHTVNILAGQGAYVENIGGSIGVSMFGLPITSYKDASFNFDIPQTDRVNRASDFVEHKLSSLFLRANYDYMEKYLFTGIVRRDGSTRFGENKKWGVFPSFSLGWVLSKEAFWKENNVVNSLKLRGGYGVVGNDNIDDFKYRALVVGGYNYSVGPNGDITTGYGNSTLPNADLGWEETSQTTVGLDAKLFNDFSLAVDYYKKSTKGILRNVVIPGYVGVVDPPSANIADMDNSGIEVELGYKKKLGDFNLGVNANVAYLKNEITYVGSSTNFIVGDATFQSMGPVTRTQVGHSFNEFYGYKTAGIFQNAAEVAAYKNASGGLIQPNAQPGDFRWVDSNGDGAINDDDKQFLGTNIPKYTFGLTVNLDYKRFDFMAFAQGSAGSKIFQGLRRLDVPNANYQTEALGRWTGEGTSNDYPRMTGNDPNKNFSNMSDFYLENGNYVRLKIVQLGYTLPTNLSSKIGSDKIRFYVTGENLITFTKYTGYDPEIGGQVFGVDKGVYPQARSILLGANVQF from the coding sequence ATGAAATTAACAAAATTACTTATTTTTTGTGTTTCGTCTTTGTTATTCTCGGTTATAGCTGTGGCTCAGGATGTCACAGTAAATGGAGTTATAACTGATGAAAGTGGAATGCCGGTTCCGGGTGCTACTATTGTATTAAAAGGAACAACAAAGTCAACGGCATCAGATTTTGATGGAAAATTCCAAATTCAGGCCGCTTCAAACGGTGTTTTAACAGTTACTTTTATTGGATACGCTCCGGTAACTGAAGCTGTAAATGGGAGAACAAAGATTACAATTCAATTAAAACCAGAATCGCAAACATTAAATGAAGTTGTGGTTGTGGGATATGGAACGCAAAAGAAATCAGTTGTAACGGGAGCAATCTCGAGTGTAAAAGCCGCTGATCTTGAAAAAGTACCAAACGGACGTGTAGAGCAAGCTTTACAAGGTCGTGCAGCAGGTGTTACTGTTGCAGCTACTTCCGGACAGCCTGGTGCAGCTTCAAAAGTGCGTATTAGAGGTATAACTACTTTTAGAGAAGGAGGAAATGATCCTTTATGGGTTGTTGATGGTGTTGCTGTAGATGCAAATGCAATTGGTTTTATCAATCAAAGCGATATTGAATCTATCGAGGTGCTTAAAGATGCTGCTTCTGCTGCAATTTATGGTACTCGTGCTGCGACAGGAGTTATTTTGGTTACGACTAAAAAAGGAAAATCAGGAAAAATTTCTGTAAATTATAATGGTTTTGCAGGTACATCTGGTCCGGCTAAAAGATTAAAATTACTGAATGCTACAGATTATGCTACATTAATGAATGAAAGATCTGTACGTGATGGTGGTGCAAAAAAATATGCGGATCCGGCATCTTTTGGTAATGGAACTAATTGGCAGGATGCAATTTTTAATGATTCAGCTTTTAGATACACACACGAATTAAGCATTAGCGGAGGTGGTGAAAAATCTACTTTTTATGCCTCTTTCGGTATTCAGGATCAGGAAGGTATTGTTGCAACAGATATTTCGAATTATACAAAGAAAAATTTCCGTTTAAACTCAACACATAAAATTTCTGACTATTTTACTTTCGGACAGACTTTTGGTTACACACACCAAAAAACGAAAGGTATTGGAAATACAAACAGTGAGTTTGGAGGTCCTTTAAGTTCTGCAATTAACTTAGACCCGATTACTCCGTTAGTGGAGACAAACCCAGCATTAAATACTACTGGATATTATGCAAATGCAGGTATTATTAGAGATGCTAATGGAAATCCTTACGGAATTTCTCCTGTGGTTCAACAAGAAATGACGAATCCTTTAGGTTATATCCAAACAAGATTAGGTCAATTCGAATGGTCAGATGATTTTGTTGGAAATGCTTATTTAGAGGCTAACATCACTCCACATTTAAAATTCAGAACAACGCTTGGTGGTAAATTAGCGTATTGGGGTAAAGAAGGTTTTACACCGATGTTTTACCTAAATCCAAACATGAAAGCGGATAGAAATAATTTCAGCCAGGATAATAACAGATCTCTTGCATGGACTCTTGAAAATATTTTAACATATTCTAATAAATTCGGAGATCATACGGTAAACATTTTAGCAGGACAAGGAGCTTATGTAGAAAACATTGGTGGTTCTATTGGAGTAAGTATGTTTGGTTTGCCAATTACAAGTTATAAAGATGCATCTTTTAATTTTGACATTCCACAAACAGACAGAGTAAACAGAGCAAGTGATTTTGTTGAGCACAAATTATCTTCATTGTTTTTACGTGCCAATTATGATTACATGGAGAAATATCTTTTCACAGGAATTGTTCGTCGTGACGGATCAACTCGTTTTGGTGAAAATAAAAAATGGGGAGTTTTCCCTTCATTCTCTTTAGGATGGGTACTTTCAAAAGAAGCATTCTGGAAAGAAAACAATGTAGTGAATAGTTTAAAACTACGTGGAGGTTACGGAGTTGTTGGTAATGATAATATCGACGATTTTAAATACAGAGCTTTAGTAGTAGGAGGATATAACTATTCTGTTGGACCAAATGGTGACATTACAACAGGTTATGGAAACTCTACTTTACCAAATGCCGATTTAGGATGGGAAGAAACATCTCAAACTACTGTAGGTCTTGATGCAAAACTTTTTAATGATTTCTCACTTGCTGTTGATTACTACAAAAAATCAACTAAAGGAATTTTAAGAAACGTTGTAATTCCGGGATACGTAGGAGTTGTTGATCCGCCTTCTGCAAATATTGCTGATATGGACAACAGTGGTATTGAAGTAGAATTAGGATACAAGAAAAAACTTGGTGATTTTAATTTAGGAGTTAATGCAAATGTTGCTTACTTAAAAAATGAAATCACTTACGTAGGATCATCTACTAATTTTATTGTTGGAGATGCTACTTTTCAATCAATGGGACCAGTAACAAGAACACAAGTTGGTCATTCATTCAACGAGTTTTATGGTTATAAAACAGCAGGTATTTTTCAAAACGCAGCAGAAGTTGCAGCATACAAAAATGCTTCAGGAGGTTTAATTCAGCCAAATGCTCAACCGGGAGATTTCCGTTGGGTAGATTCAAATGGCGATGGTGCTATAAATGATGATGACAAACAATTTTTAGGAACAAATATTCCTAAGTATACATTTGGTCTTACTGTAAACCTTGATTACAAACGTTTTGATTTCATGGCATTTGCTCAGGGATCAGCAGGAAGTAAAATTTTCCAGGGATTAAGAAGACTTGATGTACCAAATGCAAACTACCAAACAGAAGCTTTAGGCCGTTGGACAGGAGAAGGAACTTCAAACGATTATCCTAGAATGACTGGTAATGACCCAAATAAAAACTTCAGTAATATGTCTGATTTTTATCTTGAAAATGGAAATTACGTACGTTTAAAAATTGTTCAGCTTGGATACACACTTCCAACTAATTTATCATCTAAAATTGGTTCAGATAAAATCCGTTTTTACGTAACAGGAGAAAACTTAATCACTTTTACAAAATACACTGGATATGATCCGGAAATTGGAGGTCAGGTTTTTGGGGTAGATAAAGGAGTTTATCCACAAGCAAGATCTATTCTGTTGGGAGCTAACGTTCAATTTTAA